The following are encoded together in the Peromyscus leucopus breed LL Stock chromosome 1, UCI_PerLeu_2.1, whole genome shotgun sequence genome:
- the Znf599 gene encoding zinc finger protein 599 encodes MATPALALVSFEDVAVTFTVEEWGHLDLAQRTLYQEVMMETCGLLVSLGHRVPKPELIYLQEHWQGVWAGQRGLSQCTCTDEEAKSDDASKPTAQLTFCFQELLSQRSSEDFKLGQTKDKETWSEMPGGNTRRTDSSKETCPGKLSHKHDALETDDGLCLRVLQAQATPRDSAHEHNSQRPEKEPVIDVGSLYQCKDCGKVFRNNWTLVWHQQIHAGIKPHECSECGKICHHMADFIQHMRIHTGKKLHKCIDCGKAFRRSSHLTEHQRIHTGERPYECTECGKTFSHRSTFLQHKTTHSTEKPFLCPDCGKAFYYSSSFAQHTRIHSGKKLYECSQCGKAFTHSSTFVKHKRTHTGEKPYECKDCGKAFTHHSTFLHHSMTHTGEKPFVCKECGKAFCVNAAFTQHMRIHTGEKPYACSECEKAFTQRSTFIRHKRTHTGEKPFGCKECGRAFCDTSSLIQHMRLHTGEKPYECSECGKAFTHHSVFIRHTRTHSAVKPLECKECAKAFYYSSSFIRHMRIHTGEKPYVCRECGKAFTQPANFLRHSRIHTGEKPFKCTVCEKAFYDTFALIRHMRTHTGEKPFECSECGKAFSHNSSFLQHRKIHSRV; translated from the exons ATGGCGACGCCCGCACTG GCCTTGGTTTCATTTGAAGATGTGGCCGTGACCTTCACTGTAGAGGAATGGGGACATCTGGACCTGGCTCAGAGGACACTGTACCAGGAGGTGATGATGGAGACCTGTGGGCTTCTGGTCTCACTGG GGCATCGCGTTCCCAAGCCAGAGCTGATCTACCTCCAGGAGCATTGGCAGGGAGTGTGGGCAGGGCAGAGGGGCCTCTCCCAATGCACATGCACAG ATGAAGAAGCAAAATCTGATGATGCCTCAAAACCCACTGCTCAGCTGACTTTCTGTTTCCAAGAACTACTATCACAGAGATCCTCAGAGGACTTCAAGTTAGGGCAGACCAAGGATAAAGAAACATGGTCAGAAATGCCAGGTGGGAACACAAGGAGAACAGACTCTTCCAAGGAGACATGCCCTGGAAAGCTGAGTCATAAACATGATGCTTTGGAGACAGATGATGGTCTCTGTTTACGAGTCTTACAGGCACAAGCTACTCCACGAGACTCTGCCCATGAACATAATTCTCAAAGACCCGAAAAAGAGCCTGTGATTGATGTAGGGAGTCTTTATCAATGTAAAGATTGTGGGAAAGTGTTTAGGAATAATTGGACCTTAGTATGGCATCAGCAGATTCATGCTGGAATAAAGCCTCATGAGTGCAGTGAGTGTGGGAAAATCTGTCATCACATGGCTGACTTTATTCAGCACATGAGGATTCACACCGGGAAGAAACTGCATAAGTGCATTGACTGTGGGAAGGCCTTCAGACGCAGTTCTCACCTCACTGAGCACCAGCGGATCCACACTGGAGAGAGACCCTATGAGTGCACAGAATGCGGGAAAACCTTCTCCCATCGTTCCACTTTCCTCCAGCACAAGACGACCCACTCTACAGAAAAGCCTTTCCTGTGCCCAGACTGTGGGAAAGCTTTCTACTACAGCTCTTCGTTTGCTCAGCACACGAGGATTCACTCTGGGAAGAAGCTGTATGAGTGCAGCCAGTGTGGAAAGGCCTTTACTCACTCCTCCACTTTCGTCAAACATAAGAGaacccatactggagagaagccctacgAGTGCAAAGACTGTGGCAAAGCGTTCACTCACCACTCCACATTTCTCCACCACAGCATGACTCACACAGGGGAAAAGCCCTTTGTGTGCAAAGAATGTGGGAAAGCTTTTTGTGTCAATGCAGCCTTCACTCAGCACATGagaatccacactggagagaagccataCGCGTGCAGTGAGTGTGAAAAGGCCTTCACCCAGCGCTCCACTTTTATCAGGCATAAGAGGACACACACGGGGGAAAAACCCTTTGGGTGCAAAGAATGTGGAAGGGCCTTTTGTGACACCTCTTCTCTGATTCAACACATGAGGCTTCACACTGGGGAGAAGCCCTATGAATGCAGCGAATGTGGAAAGGCCTTCACCCACCACTCAGTTTTCATCCGACACACTAGAACTCACAGTGCAGTGAAACCCTTGGAATGCAAAGAATGTGCCAAAGCCTTTTACTATAGTTCTTCCTTCATCCGACACAtgagaattcacactggagagaagccttatgtCTGCAgagaatgtgggaaagccttcactcAACCTGCAAATTTTCTTCGGCATAGTAGgatccatactggagagaaacccttcaAATGCACAGTATGTGAGAAGGCTTTTTACGACACTTTTGCCTTAATTAGACACATGAGAActcacacaggagagaagcccTTTGAGTGCAGtgaatgtggaaaagccttcagccataattcttccttccttcagcacCGAAAGATCCATAGCAGGGTTTAA
- the LOC114698881 gene encoding androgen-binding protein homolog → MKGTLLVLALLVTGELGFQTTEACITFFEAFTGMAIGNKALMNLILTKFEPTGQEREAFEKLQECYNGLGLRGKLLDARVMEAILLSPECRNYYTTDILDKIKKLLSKLTSM, encoded by the exons ATGAAGGGGACGCTGCTTGTGCTGGCCTTGCTGGTGACCGGGGAGCTGGGCTTCCAGACAA CGGAAGCATGTATTACTTTCTTTGAAGCCTTTACTGGAATGGCCATTGGAAACAAAGCACTAATGAATCTCATCCTTACCAAATTTGAACCTACTGGCCAGGAGAGGGAGGCTTTTGAAAAACTCCAGGAATGCTACAATGGGTTAGGACTGAGGGGCAAATTGCTGGATGCCAGAGTTATG GAAGCCATCCTCCTCAGCCCAGAATGCAGGAATTACTATACCACAGACATCTTGGACAAAATTAAGAAACTTCTTTCCAAACTAACCTCTATGTAA